In Diaphorobacter ruginosibacter, the genomic stretch GGTGACGCTGCCTCACGGCGAGTCCATCACGCTCGAGCCGGTGATCCGCACCAAGCGCCGATTGGGATTGAAGAACTTCGACCCCTGCACCATCCTGCTGAACAACGACCTCTCCGCGGGCCCGCCGGGCATCCTGGAGGAGCTCTATGAGCAGTACCTGCTGCCGCCCCTGCATGCGGGCTGGAGCGTGCGCCGCAAGAGCCGCCACTTCCAGAGCTATGAAGAGGTCTCCAAGCGATTCGGCAAGATGCTGGGCATCGACCCGTGGCTGATCAATCCGTTGTTCACCAAGGTGGAAGGCGTCGATTTCAACGAAGGCATCGGCCTCGATGCGTTGCAGACCGCCGTGGACGCCACGCTCACCAAGGTGCGCCGCAAGTACAAGGAATATGGCATCAACGAGAAGCCGTGGGTGGTGGTGAAGGCCGACAACGGCACCTATGGCATGGGCATCATGACGGTGCGCGATGCCAAGGAGCTCGAGGACCTGAACCGCAAGACGCGCAACAAGATGGCCGTCATCAAGGATGGCCAGGTCGTGCACGACGTGATCGTCCAGGAAGGCGTGCTCACCCGCGAGCGCGTGCACGAAGCCGTGGCCGAACCGGTGGTCTACATGATGGATCGCTATGTGGTCGGCGGCTTCTACCGCATGCATGCCGAGCGTGGAACGGACGAGAACCTGAACGCGCCGGGCGCAAGCTTCGTGCCGCTGGCGTTCGAGCACAGCACGCACCTGCCGCAGCCGGGTGCGCGTCCCGGAGCCAGCGCTCCCAACCGGTTCTACATGTACGGCGTGATCGCACGCCTGGCCATGCTGGCATCCAGCTATGAACTCGAGGCGACCGACCCGAATGCCGAGGTCTACGACTGATATCGCTGGAAATCGTGTGAAGCGTGGATGAATGTCAAGTGGGCTGTGCGGTGGACCCCCGACATTCATTCATTGCTTGCGTCCAATCAAGGGCAGAGCAAAATAGCGACCATTGACCTACTTTTGATCGGCTTTTGACCCGCTTTTGAGGCGCTCGCGCCAACACTACGGCAAACAGCCAGATTCCCGTGCAAAACGCCAAATCCTCCCTCACATCGCTCACACTGGGCGCGATCGGTGTCGTCTATGGTGACATCGGCACCAGTGTCCTGTACACGTTGAAGGAGGTCTTCGGCTCGGGATACGTGCCGTTCACCCATGACAACGTCTACGGCATCCTGTCCATCCTGTTCTGGACGCTGACGCTGATCGTCTCGCTCAAGTACGTGGTGCTGGTGCTGCGTGCCGACAACAACGGCGAAGGCGGCCTGATCGCCATGCTGGCGCTGGCGTCGCAGGCGGTGAAGGACAAGCCACGACTGCGGTCGGTGCTGATGATGATCGGCATCTTCGGCACCTGCCTGTTCTATGGCGACGGGGTCATCACGCCGGCAATCTCCGTGCTGTCGGCGGTCGAGGGTCTGGAGATCGTCTCGCCGCACTTCACGAAGGGCGTCGTGCCGCTCACGCTGGTGGTGCTGATCCTGCTGTTCTGGTTCCAGAAGCACGGCACCGGCGGCATCGGCAAGTTCTTCGGGCCGATCATGCTGATCTGGTTCGCAAGCATCGCGGTCCTGGGCATTTGGAACATTTCACAGCACCCGACGGTGCTGCGCGGCCTGAGCCCGCACTATGCGCTGAGCTTCATCGCCAGCAACCCGGGCGTGAGCTTCGTGATTCTCGGGGCCGTGGTGCTCTGCGTGACCGGGGCCGAGGCGCTCTATGCCGACATGGGCCACTTCGGCCGCAAGCCGATTCGCCTGGCCTGGTTCAGCATCGCCATGCCGGCACTCACGCTGTGCTACTTCGGACAGGGCGCATTGATACTCGAGAATCCCGACGCGATCAAGAACCCGTTCTTCATGCTGGCCCCCAGCTGGGCCGTGCTGCCGCTGGTGGTGCTGGCCACCATGGCGACGGTGATCGCATCGCAGGCGCTGATCACGGGCGCGTTCAGCGTGACCAAGCAGGTCATCCAGCTCGGCTACCTGCCGCGCCTGCAGATCGAGCACACCAGCGTGCGCGACATGGGCCAGATCTACATACCGTTCGTCAACTGGAGCCTGTGCGTGGCGATCGCGCTGGCCGTGATGATGTTCCGCTCGAGCGGCAACCTGGCGGCCGCCTACGGCATCGCGGTGACTCTGGACATGACGATCACGACCGTGCTCACCTTCTTCGTGCTGCGCTTCGGCTGGAAGTACCCGCTGTGGATGGCGCTCGCTCCCACGCTGTTCTTCTTCTGCATCGACGTGACGTTCTTCGCCTCCAACCTGCTCAAGCTGTTCGAGGGCGGCTGGTTCCCGCTGACGATCGGCTTTGCGGTGTTCACGGTGATGATGACCTGGAAGCGTGGCCGGGATCTCGTCTACGACAAGCTGCATGCGGACGGTATCGACCTGCGCGACTTCCTGCAGATGGTGCTGCTGCAGCAGCCGCCGATCACGCGTGTCGCGGGCACGGCCGTGTTCCTCACGTCCGATTCCAAGGTGACGCCCACGGCGCTGCTGCACAACCTCAAGCACAACAAGGTGCTGCACGAGCAGAACATCTTCGTGACCATCGTGAACCACGAGGTGCCCTGGATCGGACTGGACAAGCGCGTGCAGATCGAATCGCTGGGCAGCGACTGCTGGAGCGTGAAGATCAACTACGGCTTCAAGAACGACCCCGACGTGCCGGCGGCGCTGCAGCAACTGCGTGGCCGCGGCTGCGAGGTGGAAAGCATGAGCACCAGCTATTTCCTGTCGCGCGACGTGTTCGTGCCGGGGGACAAGAACATCGGCATGGCGCTCTGGCGCCAGAAACTGTTTGGGCAGATGCACCACAACGCCGCAGGTGTGGCGGACTTCCTGCTGCTGCCCAGCAACAGCCTGGTGGAGCTGGGATCGAAGGTGGAAGTCTGAAGGCTTCCGGGCGGGCCTTGCCCGCCGGTGTGATCCCGTCATTTTTCCTGCGTCGCGCATCATCCTCTCCGGCGGGCTTTCTTCCGGACTCCGGGAAGGCGCGGCGCCGCAGTTGGTGAAAGACTCTCGACGATGCAATTTTTCAAGGATCTGACCCTCTCGGCCTTCGTTGCCGGATTCGTCTCGGTACTGGTGGGGCTGACAAGCTCGGTTGCCATCGTGTTCCAGGCGGCGCAGGCCTTCGGGGCGTCGCCGGCGGAGATCGCCTCGTGGATGTGGGCGGTGGGCATCGGCATGGGGCTGTGCACGCTCGTTCCCTCGCTGATCCTGAAGCAGCCGGTCATGGTGGCCTGGTCCACGCCAGGTGCGGCCGTGCTGGCCACGGCGGGCGCGACGGGGGCCTTCACCATGGGCGATGCGGTCGGCGCATTCATGGTGAGCGCGGCGCTCATCTTCCTGGCGGGCGTGACGGGATGGTTCGAGCGCGTGATGAGCAAGATTCCGCAGGAGATCGCCGCGGCACTGCTGGCGGGCGTGCTAGCCAAGTTCGGCATGCAGGCGTTCAATGCGGCCGAGACCGCCCCGGTGCTGATCGTTGCCATGCTACTGACCTATCTGCTCGCGCGGCGCATCCTGCCGCGCTACGCAGTGATGCTTACCCTGCTGGTCGGTGTCCTGTGCGCGGCGGCGCAGGGCAAGATGGACTGGTCTGCCATCCACTGGGATCTCGCCATGCCGGTATTCACCATGCCCACCTTCTCGGTGGCAGCGGTCATGAGCCTGGCGCTTCCCTTGTTCGTCGTGACCATGGCGTCGCAGAACCTCCCTGGCGTGGCGGTCATCAAGGCCAGCGGTTATGACATGCCGATTTCCAGGCTGATCAGCATGACGGGGGCAGCCACCTTCGTGCTGGCGCCGTTCGGGGGCTACGCGCTCAATCTCAGCGCGATCACCGCGGCCATCTGCATGGGGCCCGAGGCGCATCCCGATCCGGCCAAGCGTTACACGGCGGCGGCCTCGTGCGGCATCATCTACATTTTCGTCGGCATCTTCGGCGCGGTGGTCACGGGCCTGCTGATTGCCTTTCCCAAGGAGCTCGTCATGGGGATTGCGGGATTGGCGCTGCTGGGCTCCATCGGCGGCGGGCTTGCCAATGCGGTGAGGGACGAGGCGCACCGCGAGGCGGCGCTGATCACCTTCCTCGTGACGCTGAGCGGCGTCACCATAGCCGGGATCGGATCAGCGTTTTGGGGAGTGGTCGCGGGCAGCATTGCGCTGTTTGTGCAACATTACGGACGTCAACGTGCCTGATGTGCGACGCGCGTGCCGCAGTCCGCATCTGCCTCAACTTATTCACCGATGCCCATGAAACTCCTTTTTGTTGCCGACCCCGTCGAACACTTCAAGATCTACAAGGACACCACCTTCGCCATGATGCGGGAGGCGCAGCGCCGTGGCCACACCATCGCCGTGTGCGAGCCTCGCCACATCTCCTGGCAACGTGGCGAGCAGGTCAGCGCGGAGATCCGCGACATTCGCCTCACGGGGGAGGCTGAAAGCTGGTTCCGGGTAGAAGGCGAACGCCGGGCCGCACTGGTCGACTTCGATGCGGTGCTGATGCGCAAGGATCCCCCCTTCGACGCGGAATACATCTACTCCACCCACCTGCTGGAGCAGGCCGAGCGCGACGGCGCCAAGGTGGTCAACAAGCCCTCTGCGCTGCGCGACCATCCCGAGAAGCTGGCGATCATGGAGTTCCCGCAGTTCATCGGCCCCACCCTGGTGACGCGTGACGCAGCGCAGATCCGCCGCTTCCATGAGGAGCACAAGGACATCATTCTCAAGCCGCTGGATGGCATGGGCGGCATGGGCATCTTCCGGGTCAAGGCCGATGGCCTCAATCTCGGCAGCATCATCGAAACCCTGAACAAGGACGGCGCACAGAGCGTGATGGTGCAGAAATTTCTTCCCGAGATTGCCGAAGGGGACAAGCGCGTGCTGGTCATCGGCGGCAAGCCGGTGCCTTATTGCCTGGCGCGCATCCCCCAGGGCAACGAGGTGCGCGGAAACCTGGCTGCTGGCGGCAAGGGTGTGGCACGGCCACTGAGCGAGAAGGACAGGCAGATTGCCGAGGCGCTGGGCCCCATCCTGCAGGGCAGGGGCCTGCTGCTGGTGGGCGTGGATGTGATCGGCGAATGCGTCACGGAAATCAATGTGACCAGTCCGACGTGCTTCCAGGAGATCCATGACCAGACCGGCTTCGATGTGCCGGCCATGTTCATCGATGCGCTCGAGGCGGCGGTAGTCGCCTGAATTCGCTGAGCTCCGCTCCATGCGGAGCTCCCTGGGCACCTCTGGCCCTATCTATATATAGGGGCATGGGCCAGGGCCCCAGGGGGGAAGAGGCACGGTGTTCAGGGCACCCCAGGCGAATTTTGATAAAAATTCGCTTTTTTCGGTTCAGGGCTTTCTTTCGGGCCTACAATCCGTCCCTTCCTCAAGAAGAGCGGGAGTTTTCCGGAGTGGTCTGGATGGTTCTCAGAGGTTCTTGAAGAAATTCTCGAAACTTTGCCGATTGGGTTTAAAAATCGGTATAGAATTGAGGGCTTCGCTGCTTGGAGGTGCTGACCGGGAAACTGGTTGATATTGAGAGCGGTGGCGGTCTTGAAAGAGATTGCGAAGTTGGCGGATTGATCAAAAAATCGTGTTATACTTCAAGGCTTCGCTGCTCAAAACGACGTTTGGTTGCTCTGGGTTGTGGTGGTTGAGTTGGATGGACCGGTTTTCCGGTTGATCCGATAAAGACCACAAAGTTTGACAGGTCTTTTTAAAACGTGTTAGAATTCAAGGCTTCGCTGATCACAGCAAGCAAACGAAATCGGATGGCTCCACGGGGTTGTTCAGGGTTTCGGGTTCATTAAAAACATACAGCCGATAAGCGTGGGCGTTTGATGGCGAGTGCCAAGTTCTTCGGAACTATCAAACGCTCATAAACAGTATTGTTGAAGTTAATCTTCATCAATTCCATTTTTGAGCAAAGTCGAAAGACTTTAAATTTTCAAGATCGAACTATAGAGTTTGATCCTGGCTCAGATTGAACGCTGGCGGCATGCCTTACACATGCAAGTCGAACGGTAACAGGTCTTCGGATGCTGACGAGTGGCGAACGGGTGAGTAATACATCGGAACGTGCCCGATCGTGGGGGATAACGAGGCGAAAGCTTTGCTAATACCGCATACGATCTACGGATGAAAGCGGGGGATCTTCGGACCTCGCGCGGACGGAGCGGCCGATGGCAGATTAGGTAGTTGGTGGGATAAAAGCTTACCAAGCCGACGATCTGTAGCTGGTCTGAGAGGATGATCAGCCACACTGGGACTGAGACACGGCCCAGACTCCTACGGGAGGCAGCAGTGGGGAATTTTGGACAATGGGGGAAACCCTGATCCAGCCATGCCGCGTGCAGGATGAAGGCCTTCGGGTTGTAAACTGCTTTTGTACGGAACGAAAAGGTCTCTTCTAATAAAGGGGGCCCATGACGGTACCGTAAGAATAAGCACCGGCTAACTACGTGCCAGCAGCCGCGGTAATACGTAGGGTGCAAGCGTTAATCGGAATTACTGGGCGTAAAGCGTGCGCAGGCGGTTATGTAAGACAGATGTGAAATCCCCGGGCTCAACCTGGGAACTGCATTTGTGACTGCATGGCTTGAGTGCGGCAGAGGGGGATGGAATTCCGCGTGTAGCAGTGAAATGCGTAGATATGCGGAGGAACACCGATGGCGAAGGCAATCCCCTGGGCCTGCACTGACGCTCATGCACGAAAGCGTGGGGAGCAAACAGGATTAGATACCCTGGTAGTCCACGCCCTAAACGATGTCAACTGGTTGTTGGGAATTTGTTTTCTCAGTAACGAAGCTAACGCGTGAAGTTGACCGCCTGGGGAGTACGGCCGCAAGGTTGAAACTCAAAGGAATTGACGGGGACCCGCACAAGCGGTGGATGATGTGGTTTAATTCGATGCAACGCGAAAAACCTTACCCACCTTTGACATGGCAGGAAGTCCACAGAGATGAGGATGTGCTCGAAAGAGAACCTGCACACAGGTGCTGCATGGCTGTCGTCAGCTCGTGTCGTGAGATGTTGGGTTAAGTCCCGCAACGAGCGCAACCCTTGTCATTAGTTGCTACATTTAGTTGGGCACTCTAATGAGACTGCCGGTGACAAACCGGAGGAAGGTGGGGATGACGTCAAGTCCTCATGGCCCTTATAGGTGGGGCTACACACGTCATACAATGGCTGGTACAAAGGGTTGCCAACCCGCGAGGGGGAGCTAATCCCATAAAGCCAGTCGTAGTCCGGATCGCAGTCTGCAACTCGACTGCGTGAAGTCGGAATCGCTAGTAATCGTGGATCAGAATGTCACGGTGAATACGTTCCCGGGTCTTGTACACACCGCCCGTCACACCATGGGAGCGGGTCTCGCCAGAAGTAGGTAGCCTAACCGCAAGGAGGGCGCTTACCACGGCGGGGTTCGTGACTGGGGTGAAGTCGTAACAAGGTAGCCGTATCGGAAGGTGCGGCTGGATCACCTCCTTTCTGGAAAACAGCATTCAAGATTGAACGCCCACACTTATCGGTTGTTGGAACGCGAGCCTGATTGAGCAGTTGAGAGACTGCTGAATATGGGAATGGGTCTGTAGCTCAGCTGGTTAGAGCACCGTCTTGATAAGGCGGGGGTCGTTGGTTCGAGCCCAACTAGACCCACCAAACGTCCAATACCTGGTGAGAAGGAATCCTGGGGGATTAGCTCAGCTGGGAGAGCACCTGCTTTGCAAGCAGGGGGTCGTCGGTTCGATCCCGTCATCCTCCACCATCAACCCGCT encodes the following:
- the gshB gene encoding glutathione synthase, whose translation is MKLLFVADPVEHFKIYKDTTFAMMREAQRRGHTIAVCEPRHISWQRGEQVSAEIRDIRLTGEAESWFRVEGERRAALVDFDAVLMRKDPPFDAEYIYSTHLLEQAERDGAKVVNKPSALRDHPEKLAIMEFPQFIGPTLVTRDAAQIRRFHEEHKDIILKPLDGMGGMGIFRVKADGLNLGSIIETLNKDGAQSVMVQKFLPEIAEGDKRVLVIGGKPVPYCLARIPQGNEVRGNLAAGGKGVARPLSEKDRQIAEALGPILQGRGLLLVGVDVIGECVTEINVTSPTCFQEIHDQTGFDVPAMFIDALEAAVVA
- a CDS encoding potassium transporter Kup; the protein is MQNAKSSLTSLTLGAIGVVYGDIGTSVLYTLKEVFGSGYVPFTHDNVYGILSILFWTLTLIVSLKYVVLVLRADNNGEGGLIAMLALASQAVKDKPRLRSVLMMIGIFGTCLFYGDGVITPAISVLSAVEGLEIVSPHFTKGVVPLTLVVLILLFWFQKHGTGGIGKFFGPIMLIWFASIAVLGIWNISQHPTVLRGLSPHYALSFIASNPGVSFVILGAVVLCVTGAEALYADMGHFGRKPIRLAWFSIAMPALTLCYFGQGALILENPDAIKNPFFMLAPSWAVLPLVVLATMATVIASQALITGAFSVTKQVIQLGYLPRLQIEHTSVRDMGQIYIPFVNWSLCVAIALAVMMFRSSGNLAAAYGIAVTLDMTITTVLTFFVLRFGWKYPLWMALAPTLFFFCIDVTFFASNLLKLFEGGWFPLTIGFAVFTVMMTWKRGRDLVYDKLHADGIDLRDFLQMVLLQQPPITRVAGTAVFLTSDSKVTPTALLHNLKHNKVLHEQNIFVTIVNHEVPWIGLDKRVQIESLGSDCWSVKINYGFKNDPDVPAALQQLRGRGCEVESMSTSYFLSRDVFVPGDKNIGMALWRQKLFGQMHHNAAGVADFLLLPSNSLVELGSKVEV
- a CDS encoding benzoate/H(+) symporter BenE family transporter → MQFFKDLTLSAFVAGFVSVLVGLTSSVAIVFQAAQAFGASPAEIASWMWAVGIGMGLCTLVPSLILKQPVMVAWSTPGAAVLATAGATGAFTMGDAVGAFMVSAALIFLAGVTGWFERVMSKIPQEIAAALLAGVLAKFGMQAFNAAETAPVLIVAMLLTYLLARRILPRYAVMLTLLVGVLCAAAQGKMDWSAIHWDLAMPVFTMPTFSVAAVMSLALPLFVVTMASQNLPGVAVIKASGYDMPISRLISMTGAATFVLAPFGGYALNLSAITAAICMGPEAHPDPAKRYTAAASCGIIYIFVGIFGAVVTGLLIAFPKELVMGIAGLALLGSIGGGLANAVRDEAHREAALITFLVTLSGVTIAGIGSAFWGVVAGSIALFVQHYGRQRA
- the gshA gene encoding glutamate--cysteine ligase, with the protein product MVPHLITALTGPINELEQRILDSMPAIERWFRLEWMEHTPPFYSSVDIRNAGFKLAPVDTNLYPGGWNNLTDQMLPLAVQAAMAAIEKICPEARNLLIIPENHSRNTFYLANVMQLQRIFNMAGLNVRVGSISPEIKKATTVTLPHGESITLEPVIRTKRRLGLKNFDPCTILLNNDLSAGPPGILEELYEQYLLPPLHAGWSVRRKSRHFQSYEEVSKRFGKMLGIDPWLINPLFTKVEGVDFNEGIGLDALQTAVDATLTKVRRKYKEYGINEKPWVVVKADNGTYGMGIMTVRDAKELEDLNRKTRNKMAVIKDGQVVHDVIVQEGVLTRERVHEAVAEPVVYMMDRYVVGGFYRMHAERGTDENLNAPGASFVPLAFEHSTHLPQPGARPGASAPNRFYMYGVIARLAMLASSYELEATDPNAEVYD